In one Thermodesulfobium acidiphilum genomic region, the following are encoded:
- a CDS encoding HlyD family secretion protein — protein MKNKRTIVTFSIVLIAAILIYWFVIRREPPNNFIEVSGNIEADQYNVSFQIYGTLSSLMVHEGDKVKKGELLAILSRKDLEDSLQAAIHNMNKAKALYDQYLSGYRAQDIKMAEADRDAKFAQFEKAKSDYIRYEKLYKEDAIPASSFDNIKSIYLSSKEALKASEQRLKELQSGYRQEEVESSKEAYKESVAKVEQAKTILGYTRIYSPIDGVVYSKDSEVGEFVSSGTPVLTLYDLNSTYVKVYVSEKDIGFVKLNAPCTIKVDSFPDKNFSGYVEAISDKAEYTPKFIQTKEERVKYMFWVKVKINNPEGILKPGMPADVYIEKAQ, from the coding sequence TTGAAGAACAAAAGAACAATTGTTACTTTCTCAATAGTATTGATAGCAGCAATATTGATATACTGGTTTGTAATAAGAAGGGAACCGCCGAATAACTTTATTGAAGTTTCTGGAAATATTGAAGCAGACCAATACAACGTCTCTTTTCAAATCTACGGCACTTTATCTTCTTTAATGGTACATGAAGGAGATAAAGTAAAAAAGGGCGAATTACTTGCTATCCTTTCAAGAAAAGATCTTGAAGATTCTTTACAAGCAGCCATACACAATATGAACAAGGCAAAAGCTTTATACGATCAATATCTTTCTGGATACAGGGCCCAAGACATAAAGATGGCTGAAGCCGATAGAGATGCTAAATTTGCACAGTTTGAAAAGGCAAAAAGCGACTATATTAGATATGAAAAATTATACAAAGAGGATGCTATTCCAGCTTCAAGCTTTGACAATATTAAAAGCATTTATCTTTCTTCCAAAGAGGCATTAAAAGCAAGTGAACAAAGACTTAAAGAATTGCAATCAGGCTATAGACAAGAAGAAGTTGAATCTTCTAAAGAAGCATACAAAGAAAGCGTCGCTAAAGTAGAGCAAGCAAAAACAATCTTAGGATATACCAGGATTTACTCACCTATTGACGGCGTTGTGTATTCTAAAGATTCAGAAGTAGGAGAATTCGTTTCATCAGGTACTCCTGTGTTAACTCTTTACGATTTGAATAGCACATATGTAAAGGTGTACGTAAGTGAAAAGGATATTGGCTTTGTTAAATTAAACGCACCATGTACTATAAAGGTTGACTCTTTCCCGGATAAAAATTTTAGCGGATATGTAGAAGCAATATCAGACAAAGCAGAATATACTCCTAAATTTATTCAGACTAAAGAGGAAAGAGTCAAATATATGTTCTGGGTTAAGGTAAAAATCAATAACCCTGAAGGTATTTTAAAACCTGGAATGCCAGCAGATGTTTATATAGAAAAAGCCCAATGA
- a CDS encoding ABC transporter ATP-binding protein produces MISIVNISKTFYKKKVLDNINLELDKGEILTILGPDGSGKTTLIKIIIGLFRPDSGEIFINNINITKDISSTRELIGYKAQEFSLYQDLTVSENIRFFGNLYSLSGKELDERENFILEFIGLKSFKNRFAETLSGGMKTRLAIGCALIHNPSVLLLDEPNVGVDPASRKSVWKLLRELTNSGKTIIVTTPYFLEGELSDKVVFIKEGKTVLFGKPKELIENLDFIVYKVEGENLQNVYFDLKKKELEFKYWLKNEHIRVLLPKTEKLSKIFDKIHINNNKTVRVDKPDLEDIYLWHST; encoded by the coding sequence ATGATCTCAATCGTTAACATAAGTAAAACCTTTTACAAAAAGAAGGTATTAGATAATATAAATCTTGAGCTAGACAAGGGAGAGATTTTAACTATCCTAGGACCTGATGGATCAGGGAAAACTACCTTAATAAAAATTATTATCGGATTGTTTCGCCCAGATTCAGGAGAAATATTTATAAATAACATAAACATTACGAAAGATATATCTTCAACAAGGGAATTAATAGGATATAAGGCACAAGAATTTTCATTATATCAAGATCTTACTGTCAGTGAAAATATTAGATTTTTCGGAAATCTTTACTCTTTATCTGGGAAAGAGCTCGATGAAAGAGAAAATTTTATACTTGAATTTATAGGCTTGAAAAGTTTTAAAAACAGGTTTGCTGAAACACTTTCTGGAGGAATGAAAACTAGACTTGCCATTGGTTGTGCTTTAATACACAATCCATCAGTACTTCTATTAGACGAACCAAACGTAGGCGTGGATCCTGCCTCAAGAAAAAGTGTTTGGAAACTCTTAAGAGAACTTACCAATTCAGGTAAAACAATTATAGTAACTACGCCTTATTTCCTTGAAGGAGAACTGTCAGACAAAGTAGTATTTATTAAAGAAGGTAAAACAGTTTTATTTGGGAAGCCAAAAGAACTTATTGAAAATCTTGATTTTATAGTATACAAAGTAGAAGGAGAAAATTTACAAAACGTTTATTTCGATTTAAAGAAAAAAGAACTTGAATTTAAATACTGGTTAAAAAATGAGCACATAAGGGTATTGCTACCCAAAACTGAAAAATTAAGTAAAATTTTTGACAAAATTCATATTAATAATAATAAAACAGTAAGAGTAGATAAACCTGACCTGGAGGATATATATTTATGGCATTCGACGTAG
- a CDS encoding ABC transporter ATP-binding protein, with product MAFDVENVIEVENLTKKFGNFIAVDNISFSIKKGTVFGFLGPNGAGKTTTIKLILGLINKTSGKIKIFGEDIEKFSKERLGYMSQKFSLYHDLKVFENMIFYGSIYGYSRKDLEKRIDFLLEQYHLKEVKNTMVRDIGGLRQRVAFCTAILHNPDILVLDEPTSGVDPDARINFWDAIYSYAREGKTVLVTTHYMDEAEFCNQIGFIISGKLKFVGTPNSAKKIYFENSNKVGNLEDAFLWFMEN from the coding sequence ATGGCATTCGACGTAGAAAACGTAATTGAGGTTGAAAATTTAACAAAAAAATTTGGAAATTTCATCGCAGTTGATAATATCAGTTTTTCTATAAAAAAAGGCACAGTATTTGGTTTCTTGGGTCCAAATGGAGCTGGCAAAACCACGACTATAAAGCTTATCCTTGGGTTAATAAACAAGACAAGTGGGAAAATAAAAATTTTCGGAGAAGATATAGAAAAATTTTCAAAAGAAAGATTGGGCTATATGTCCCAAAAATTCTCTTTATACCACGATCTAAAGGTTTTTGAAAACATGATTTTTTACGGTTCTATTTATGGCTATTCTCGAAAAGATTTAGAGAAAAGAATAGATTTTTTGCTAGAACAATATCATCTTAAAGAAGTAAAAAATACTATGGTAAGGGATATTGGTGGGCTAAGACAAAGGGTTGCATTTTGTACAGCTATTTTACATAACCCAGATATTTTAGTTCTTGATGAACCAACAAGCGGCGTTGATCCTGATGCCAGAATAAACTTTTGGGACGCTATTTATAGCTATGCGAGAGAGGGAAAAACTGTACTCGTTACAACACATTATATGGATGAAGCTGAATTTTGTAATCAAATAGGTTTTATTATCTCAGGAAAATTAAAATTTGTTGGAACTCCAAACTCTGCAAAAAAAATCTATTTTGAAAATTCCAATAAAGTTGGAAATCTTGAGGATGCATTTTTATGGTTTATGGAAAATTAG
- a CDS encoding methyltransferase family protein has translation MFSFPYLNILNYLLVFVWPLIPMYWLFVHFFTSFAKKIKFLTFILIYTLYIPYLYFLINNQSLLNMYIQTSFTLKLFGFFIFVAGAFLQLLTLSILKGRILGLNEFVLEDPGDLETRFIYKYMRHPTYLSHSLLFFGVFLISGGTMSLVVSIFDFLINNFLIIPFEERELTKRFGYKYESYKKRVKRYFFI, from the coding sequence ATGTTTAGTTTTCCTTATCTAAACATTTTAAACTATCTTTTGGTTTTTGTTTGGCCTCTAATTCCTATGTATTGGCTATTTGTACATTTTTTTACCAGCTTTGCAAAAAAAATTAAATTTTTAACTTTTATATTAATATATACATTATATATTCCATATCTATATTTTTTGATCAACAATCAAAGCTTATTAAATATGTATATTCAGACTTCATTTACTTTAAAACTATTTGGTTTTTTTATATTTGTTGCTGGAGCCTTTCTTCAACTCTTAACTTTGTCAATCTTAAAGGGCAGAATTCTTGGTTTAAATGAATTCGTATTAGAGGATCCCGGCGACTTAGAAACGAGATTTATATATAAATATATGAGGCATCCAACATATCTTTCGCACTCCTTGTTATTTTTTGGAGTATTTCTTATTAGTGGGGGAACAATGTCTCTTGTTGTGAGCATATTTGATTTTTTAATAAATAATTTTTTGATAATTCCTTTTGAAGAGAGAGAGCTTACAAAAAGATTTGGTTATAAATATGAATCTTATAAGAAAAGGGTTAAAAGATACTTTTTTATCTAA
- the selD gene encoding selenide, water dikinase SelD, translating to MDNFPKLTSLVRCAGUAAKLNPKDLGEVLKDLPKFEHPGLIFNSDGLDDAGALVIKDDIAIVQSVDFFPPVVNSPDLYGKIAAANSLSDLYAVGAKPITALNILGFPRYDIELNVINEILRGSHEKVKEAGALILGGHSMDDIELKYGLSVTGIAKKEELITHNNAQPGDIIILTKPLGTGILTSALKIELIDEIDMQDALNSMQELNYFAGEAQKRFKASSGTDVTGFGLIGHAINIAKSSNVIFEIFSNSLPIFERVLELADEGVLPAGIFANIDFYKENVVEIGKIQESYRYVIYDPQTSGGLLSTYKPDVVDDALRFLINNGVNARIIGVVKNNTVFNPGTIVIKEGSI from the coding sequence GTGGACAACTTTCCAAAACTTACTTCTTTAGTACGCTGTGCTGGCTGAGCAGCAAAACTCAATCCAAAGGACCTAGGTGAGGTTCTAAAAGATTTACCGAAATTTGAACATCCGGGCCTTATTTTTAACTCCGATGGCCTTGATGACGCGGGAGCTTTAGTTATAAAAGACGATATAGCCATCGTTCAATCTGTCGACTTTTTCCCTCCTGTGGTAAATAGCCCTGATTTATACGGCAAAATTGCAGCAGCCAATTCTCTTTCTGATTTATATGCAGTTGGTGCAAAACCCATTACTGCTCTAAATATTTTAGGATTTCCAAGATATGATATTGAACTAAACGTCATAAATGAAATACTCAGGGGTTCCCATGAAAAAGTAAAGGAAGCAGGAGCATTGATACTGGGGGGGCATAGCATGGACGATATAGAACTTAAATATGGTCTTAGTGTTACTGGAATTGCAAAAAAAGAAGAGCTAATAACTCACAACAACGCCCAACCTGGAGATATAATAATCCTTACAAAACCTCTAGGCACAGGAATACTTACTTCTGCTCTAAAAATCGAACTTATTGACGAAATAGATATGCAAGATGCTCTAAATTCTATGCAAGAATTAAATTATTTTGCAGGTGAAGCACAAAAAAGATTTAAAGCGAGTTCTGGTACAGATGTTACAGGTTTTGGGCTGATCGGTCATGCAATAAACATAGCAAAATCTAGTAATGTTATATTTGAAATATTTTCAAATTCTTTACCTATTTTCGAAAGAGTACTAGAGCTCGCAGATGAAGGAGTACTACCTGCAGGAATTTTTGCAAACATTGATTTCTACAAAGAAAATGTAGTTGAAATAGGAAAAATTCAAGAAAGTTATAGATATGTTATCTACGATCCGCAAACCTCTGGGGGTTTGCTTTCCACTTATAAACCAGATGTCGTAGATGATGCTTTAAGATTTCTAATTAATAATGGAGTAAACGCACGCATTATAGGCGTTGTTAAAAACAATACGGTCTTTAATCCTGGCACGATTGTTATTAAAGAAGGGTCTATTTAA
- a CDS encoding ABC transporter permease → MKASLQRIWAVFIKEFIQFFRDKVTFITAISIPLIQLILYGYAINTDVKHQSTVVYDQSRSVMSRDILYKFQNSQYFDIKKFVNSSDAVGRAIDNGQAKVGIIIPPKLESNILGNKSSQILVIIDASDPMSSSSALSASQMIGLLENQEILTKKLQQNGIILPSKTPFEVDVRAWYNPDLLSTYFLVPGLIAVLISLSTLVLTAMAIVREKERGTYEQLIITPLRPIELTIGKVTPYAIIGYAQMTLVIIAAVVLFKLNIKGNLLLLYIFALPFILANLSLGYIISTLAKNQQQALQMSFFLMVPIFLLSGFMFPREAMPGIVYYLSYIAPATFFLVIVRGIILKGLGFYELVKWEIGLIIYIIIALNISRFLLKRKS, encoded by the coding sequence ATGAAGGCTTCTCTCCAAAGGATATGGGCTGTATTTATCAAGGAATTTATTCAATTTTTTAGAGATAAAGTTACTTTTATCACTGCTATTTCAATTCCTTTGATACAACTTATTTTATACGGCTATGCTATAAATACTGATGTAAAGCATCAATCTACAGTTGTATACGATCAATCAAGATCTGTAATGTCAAGAGATATATTATATAAATTTCAAAATTCACAATATTTTGATATAAAGAAATTTGTAAATAGCTCTGATGCAGTTGGAAGGGCAATAGACAACGGACAAGCAAAGGTAGGTATCATCATCCCCCCTAAACTTGAGTCAAACATATTGGGCAATAAATCAAGTCAAATTTTAGTAATAATTGATGCGTCTGATCCTATGTCCTCAAGCTCTGCCCTTTCTGCGTCTCAAATGATAGGTTTGCTGGAAAATCAAGAAATATTAACAAAAAAACTTCAGCAAAATGGTATAATATTACCAAGCAAAACTCCTTTCGAAGTTGATGTCAGAGCCTGGTATAACCCGGATCTTTTATCTACTTATTTTTTGGTACCCGGTTTAATAGCTGTTTTAATCAGTTTATCAACTCTGGTTCTAACTGCTATGGCAATTGTAAGAGAAAAGGAGAGGGGAACATACGAACAATTAATAATTACCCCTCTTAGGCCAATTGAGCTAACTATTGGAAAGGTAACTCCGTATGCCATTATAGGATACGCACAAATGACTCTCGTAATAATAGCTGCTGTAGTACTTTTTAAACTTAACATAAAGGGAAACTTACTTTTGTTATATATCTTTGCATTACCTTTTATATTAGCCAATTTAAGCCTAGGATATATAATATCTACCCTTGCAAAAAACCAGCAACAAGCTCTTCAAATGTCCTTTTTTCTTATGGTGCCTATATTTTTATTGAGCGGTTTTATGTTCCCTAGAGAAGCCATGCCAGGAATAGTATATTACTTAAGTTATATTGCTCCAGCTACATTCTTCTTAGTTATAGTAAGGGGTATCATTTTAAAGGGTTTAGGCTTTTACGAATTAGTAAAATGGGAAATTGGCTTAATAATATATATCATAATTGCTTTAAACATATCGAGGTTTTTACTTAAAAGAAAATCATAG
- a CDS encoding universal stress protein, whose translation MFRKILLAVDSTSKRYDVLKIGYELAELSGSKIILLHVIEMPTQVADLNPEAEELRFEKAKGLLEELKNEIKDKDVIDEVVLQEGENPSMEIYNIAKRFNADLIVIGRKSGFEASIMHHSIARFLIERAKVPVLIV comes from the coding sequence ATGTTTAGAAAAATATTATTGGCGGTTGATTCGACATCAAAGAGATATGATGTATTAAAAATTGGTTATGAATTAGCAGAGTTAAGTGGCTCTAAGATTATACTCTTACATGTTATTGAAATGCCCACACAGGTTGCCGATTTAAATCCTGAAGCAGAAGAGTTGAGGTTTGAAAAGGCCAAAGGGTTGTTAGAAGAACTTAAGAATGAGATAAAGGATAAAGACGTTATTGATGAAGTTGTGCTTCAAGAAGGAGAAAATCCTTCGATGGAAATTTATAACATTGCAAAAAGATTTAACGCTGATCTAATAGTAATTGGGAGAAAATCTGGCTTTGAGGCATCAATTATGCATCACTCTATAGCTAGGTTTTTAATTGAAAGGGCAAAGGTGCCAGTACTAATAGTTTAG
- a CDS encoding sulfite exporter TauE/SafE family protein, with product MTFSKKSIFFGFFLILFFSLFFLSPHAFAAKDIILAEETSLKIPWWIWPLSLFVFCFGLGIIAVLAGVGGGVLFVPILGTFFPFHMDFVRGAGLMVALAGSLSAGPGLLMRNLASLRLCMPMALIASISSVMGAMVGLALPQNIVRIALGLVILAICFVLLTSKRSEFPEITKRDKIAQILGIHGVYYEITQRRNINWQIQNSHIGIFLFFLVGFIAGMFGLGAGWANVAVFNLVLGAPLKISVASSNFLLSITDTSAAWIYLNNGAVLPIIAIPSVVGMMLGSQVGVRLLARTKPRIVRWLVIILLSLSGLMSILKGFSVI from the coding sequence GTGACCTTTTCGAAAAAATCGATCTTTTTTGGTTTTTTTCTTATTTTATTCTTTTCTTTATTTTTTTTATCACCTCACGCCTTTGCTGCAAAAGATATCATACTTGCTGAAGAAACCTCTTTAAAAATTCCATGGTGGATATGGCCTCTGTCATTATTTGTGTTTTGTTTTGGTTTAGGAATTATAGCTGTTTTGGCAGGTGTTGGAGGGGGTGTACTTTTTGTTCCTATACTTGGAACGTTTTTCCCTTTTCATATGGATTTCGTAAGAGGTGCAGGTTTAATGGTGGCTTTAGCTGGATCTCTTTCTGCTGGTCCCGGACTTTTGATGAGAAATCTTGCTTCTCTTAGACTTTGTATGCCAATGGCTCTAATTGCGTCGATTTCTTCAGTTATGGGTGCCATGGTAGGGCTTGCTTTGCCTCAAAATATAGTTAGAATTGCTCTCGGTTTAGTTATTCTTGCCATCTGCTTTGTTCTTCTCACTTCAAAAAGATCTGAGTTTCCAGAAATAACAAAGCGCGATAAAATTGCTCAAATTCTTGGGATACATGGTGTTTACTATGAAATAACCCAAAGGAGAAATATCAATTGGCAGATTCAGAATTCTCACATCGGCATTTTTCTATTTTTTCTGGTTGGTTTTATTGCAGGAATGTTTGGGTTAGGCGCTGGTTGGGCTAATGTAGCTGTTTTTAACTTAGTTTTAGGTGCCCCATTAAAGATATCAGTAGCTTCGAGTAATTTTTTATTGTCTATTACAGATACATCTGCTGCATGGATATACTTAAACAATGGAGCAGTGTTACCCATTATTGCGATTCCTTCAGTAGTAGGTATGATGTTAGGTTCTCAGGTTGGTGTGAGACTGCTTGCTCGTACTAAGCCTAGAATTGTAAGGTGGTTAGTAATTATTTTACTTTCTCTTTCTGGTTTGATGAGTATTTTAAAAGGCTTTTCAGTAATATAA